In Euphorbia lathyris chromosome 2, ddEupLath1.1, whole genome shotgun sequence, the sequence CAGTCAGAACTAATTTGAGAAACTTCATTCTTTGTTGACAAAAAACAGCATAAACAAACCAAATGATTTTGAGTTTGATGTCCCTGAGCTTGAATCAACTGAACATCTATTGTAATTGTTTTAGTGTAATTGATTATAATGGTGATGAAGAAATAGAATTAGGTACTGGTCCAAGAATACCAGAACCATCATTATGGGAATCTTATCCAAGTTAATCAACTGAATTTCTAAAGATAACTCTTTCATCATCATCCAATTACTGAAATTGGTACTATGATGCTTGACATGTTTGGTACTTTTTCACCCACAGCCGTCCTAAAACAGTTGTCTTTCATGTGGGCCTAAAGGAAGAAATTACTGATTTTTCCACTTATTATAATTAGAATAATATTATTTCAGGAGACTAttgtattttgaattttgaCTATCTCACAAGTAGAAACATATGAATTTTGAGTGTAGAAAACTTTCTGCCAGCCTGTTCTTGTCAAGCCATGTTTTTCTTTCTTGACAAACCACTAATTTCCATTGTGTCCATGTTCttctttttcgttttttccTTTCAGGTCCTTGCCTTTGCTTCTAATTCATCTTTTCCTGAGCTTCAAGCTTCAGGGGAAGCAGATGCTCTTTTGAGGTGGAAAGCTAGTCTTGATAATCAGAGCCAATCTCTCTTATCTTCTTGGGCTCAACCTACTGCTACTCATTGCAATTGGTCTGGTATTTACTGCGATAAGGTAGGAAGTTTGACCAATTTGAGTCTTCCTAGTTATGGTTTGAAAGGTATGCTTCAAAATCTCAGCTTCTCATCTTTTCCCAATCTTACTGAGCTTAATCTCAGCAACAATTCTTTCTACGGCACCATTCCTTCCAATCTATGCAATATTTCCAAACTCCAAATCATTGACTTGTCTATCAATGATCTCTCTGGTTCTATTCCTAAAGATTTTGGGCTTTTGAGTTCAATCAATTATGTTGATTTATCAGACAATTATCTCACCGGCACAATCCCAAAGTCTTTAGGAAATTTGACCAGGTTATCATTTCTTTACCTTTATGGAAATGAACTCTCTGGTTCTATACCTCAAGAAGTTGGAATGTTGAAATATGTTATTGATCTTAGATTGTCACGTAATAAACTCACTGGTATAATtccagcttctattgtaaactTAACGAGGTTATCAATCCTCAGTCTTGCTTTGAATCAACTTTCTGGTTCTATACCTCAACAAGTTGGAATGTTGAACTCTGTCACTACTCTTAGTTTGTCAGATAATAATCTTACCGGTTCGCTCCCAACTTCTATAGGAAGTTTGACAAGTTTATCGACTCTTTATCTCTCATGGAACCAACTTTCCGGTTCCATACCTCATGAACTTGGCATGTTAAGTTCTGTCAGTGACTTAGAATTGTCTCACAACAATCTCACAGGTAGAATCCCAAGTTCAATTGGAAACTTGACAATGTTGTCTGTTCTTTATCTTTCTTACAATCAGCTCTATGGTTCCGTACCTCATGAGATTGGAATGTTGTCATCTCTAATAGAACTTGTCCTGTCAGACAACAATCTCACAGGTACAATTCCGATTTCTATAGGAAACTTGACAGACTTGTCTACCCTTTATCTTGATAACACTCAATTTTATGGCAGTATACCGAATGAGATTGGAATGTTAACATCTCTCAAAGAACTTTCGCTGGTATCAAATAATCTCACTGGTGTAATCCCAAATTCAATAGGAAACTTGAGTGTTATTACAGTTATGCAGCTATATGACAACGGATTGACTGGACAATTACCGAAAGGCATCTGCAGTGGGAGGACGCTTCAATATTTTGCAGCACAAAACAATTATTTCTATGGTCCAGTACCAAAGGGCTTGAGAAACTGCAGTAGCTTGTTAAGACTTGCTTTGATGAATAACCAATTGACAGGAAATATATCAGAAGACTTTGGTATGTATCTGCACTTGAGTTACATCGATTTGAGTCACAATAAATTTTACGGCAAGCTTTCATGGAATTGggaatatttttcaaatttatctGCATTGAGAATCTCAAATAACATCATCTCTGGCACAATACCAGCTGAAATTGGGAAGGCACCTCAGCTGCAATCCATAGACCTATCATCGAATCAGCTTGTTGGAACCGTTCCAAAAGAATTTGGAAAGCTAAAGTTGGTTGAGCTTTTTCTTGATGATAACAAGCTTTCAGGTATTCCTCATGAAATAGGAATGTTATCTGATCTGCAACATCTTAACTTAGCAGCAAACAATCTAAGCGGAGCAATTCCCCAGCAGCTCGGAAAGTGCTCAAAACTGTTGTTCTTGAATCTTAGCATGAACAAGTTGACAAATAGTATTCCATCAGAGTTAAGCAGTTTACACTCTCTACAAAGTCTTGATCTCAGTCAAAACTTGTTGGTAGAATTGATCCCAGAACAGTTTGGTCAGCTCCAAAGATTGGAGATGTTAAACCTCTCCCATAATTTGTTGTCAGGTTCAATTCCAACAACTTTTGATAATTTATTGAGTTTGAGAGTAGTAGACATATCATACAACGAATTGGAAGGCCAAATTCCTGACATTAAAGCTTTTCGTGAAGCTCCTTTCGAGGCACTTAGAAGCAACAGAGGCTTATGTGGCAACAATACAAGACTAAAGTCTTGCATTTCTCCTAAAAAGGGAAAGAATGCAAGCAAATGGATTGTTATTCCCATCATGGGTGGTCTATTGCTATTATTAGTCTTGGTTGGAGTGTTCTTCATTGTGTACAGAAAGATTTGGAAGAAAAAAGCTAAATCACCGGAGGCAAATACTGGAGTTAATTTCGCACTTTTGCTAGATGATGAAGACTTGCATTACGAAAAAATTGTGGAGGCAACAGAAGAGTTTAACTCAAAATATTGCATTGGGGAAGGAGGGTATGGAACTGTCTATAAAGCTACTGTATCACCAAGCCGAGTGGTTGCTGTGAAGAAACTTCATCAGTCAGAAAATGATTTGAAAGCATTCGCAAATGAGATTGGTGCATTGACAAACATACGTCATAGAAACATTGTGAAATTATATGGCTTTTGTTCACACCGCAAACACTCTTTTTTGATTTACGACTTCATTGAAAGAGGAAGTTTAAGGAAGATATTAAGTGACAGTGAAGCAGCAATTGAATTGGACT encodes:
- the LOC136219048 gene encoding probable leucine-rich repeat receptor-like protein kinase At1g35710 isoform X1, which produces MFFFLDKPLISIVSMFFFFVFSFQVLAFASNSSFPELQASGEADALLRWKASLDNQSQSLLSSWAQPTATHCNWSGIYCDKVGSLTNLSLPSYGLKGMLQNLSFSSFPNLTELNLSNNSFYGTIPSNLCNISKLQIIDLSINDLSGSIPKDFGLLSSINYVDLSDNYLTGTIPKSLGNLTRLSFLYLYGNELSGSIPQEVGMLKYVIDLRLSRNKLTGIIPASIVNLTRLSILSLALNQLSGSIPQQVGMLNSVTTLSLSDNNLTGSLPTSIGSLTSLSTLYLSWNQLSGSIPHELGMLSSVSDLELSHNNLTGRIPSSIGNLTMLSVLYLSYNQLYGSVPHEIGMLSSLIELVLSDNNLTGTIPISIGNLTDLSTLYLDNTQFYGSIPNEIGMLTSLKELSLVSNNLTGVIPNSIGNLSVITVMQLYDNGLTGQLPKGICSGRTLQYFAAQNNYFYGPVPKGLRNCSSLLRLALMNNQLTGNISEDFGMYLHLSYIDLSHNKFYGKLSWNWEYFSNLSALRISNNIISGTIPAEIGKAPQLQSIDLSSNQLVGTVPKEFGKLKLVELFLDDNKLSGIPHEIGMLSDLQHLNLAANNLSGAIPQQLGKCSKLLFLNLSMNKLTNSIPSELSSLHSLQSLDLSQNLLVELIPEQFGQLQRLEMLNLSHNLLSGSIPTTFDNLLSLRVVDISYNELEGQIPDIKAFREAPFEALRSNRGLCGNNTRLKSCISPKKGKNASKWIVIPIMGGLLLLLVLVGVFFIVYRKIWKKKAKSPEANTGVNFALLLDDEDLHYEKIVEATEEFNSKYCIGEGGYGTVYKATVSPSRVVAVKKLHQSENDLKAFANEIGALTNIRHRNIVKLYGFCSHRKHSFLIYDFIERGSLRKILSDSEAAIELDWTKRLNVIKGIANALSYMHHDCSPPIIHRDVTSNNVLLDSEYEAHVSDFGTARLLMPDSSNWTSFAGTFGYTAPELAYTMKVSEKCDVYSFGVLTLEIIIGIHPGDFISSFSSSSDGHETLLKDVIDQRLPPPQNTTAEGVIYIVKLALACLNSNPELRPTMQHVSSQLLVVKWRPSPQPSFSEIKLGEMLVHETFTR
- the LOC136219048 gene encoding probable leucine-rich repeat receptor-like protein kinase At1g35710 isoform X2, with the protein product MLQNLSFSSFPNLTELNLSNNSFYGTIPSNLCNISKLQIIDLSINDLSGSIPKDFGLLSSINYVDLSDNYLTGTIPKSLGNLTRLSFLYLYGNELSGSIPQEVGMLKYVIDLRLSRNKLTGIIPASIVNLTRLSILSLALNQLSGSIPQQVGMLNSVTTLSLSDNNLTGSLPTSIGSLTSLSTLYLSWNQLSGSIPHELGMLSSVSDLELSHNNLTGRIPSSIGNLTMLSVLYLSYNQLYGSVPHEIGMLSSLIELVLSDNNLTGTIPISIGNLTDLSTLYLDNTQFYGSIPNEIGMLTSLKELSLVSNNLTGVIPNSIGNLSVITVMQLYDNGLTGQLPKGICSGRTLQYFAAQNNYFYGPVPKGLRNCSSLLRLALMNNQLTGNISEDFGMYLHLSYIDLSHNKFYGKLSWNWEYFSNLSALRISNNIISGTIPAEIGKAPQLQSIDLSSNQLVGTVPKEFGKLKLVELFLDDNKLSGIPHEIGMLSDLQHLNLAANNLSGAIPQQLGKCSKLLFLNLSMNKLTNSIPSELSSLHSLQSLDLSQNLLVELIPEQFGQLQRLEMLNLSHNLLSGSIPTTFDNLLSLRVVDISYNELEGQIPDIKAFREAPFEALRSNRGLCGNNTRLKSCISPKKGKNASKWIVIPIMGGLLLLLVLVGVFFIVYRKIWKKKAKSPEANTGVNFALLLDDEDLHYEKIVEATEEFNSKYCIGEGGYGTVYKATVSPSRVVAVKKLHQSENDLKAFANEIGALTNIRHRNIVKLYGFCSHRKHSFLIYDFIERGSLRKILSDSEAAIELDWTKRLNVIKGIANALSYMHHDCSPPIIHRDVTSNNVLLDSEYEAHVSDFGTARLLMPDSSNWTSFAGTFGYTAPELAYTMKVSEKCDVYSFGVLTLEIIIGIHPGDFISSFSSSSDGHETLLKDVIDQRLPPPQNTTAEGVIYIVKLALACLNSNPELRPTMQHVSSQLLVVKWRPSPQPSFSEIKLGEMLVHETFTR